From the Triticum urartu cultivar G1812 chromosome 4, Tu2.1, whole genome shotgun sequence genome, the window GACTCCTGCGTGGAAGCGCTCTCGGCCGACTCGGCGGCCGCGTCCGCCAAGGACGCACGTGAGCTCGCCGTCGTGGCCACCAACCTTACCGTGGCCAACGTCACATCGACGGTGCTCGTCCTCGACGACCTTGTCAAGAACCTCGGGGAGTGCCTCCGCTACTACAGGGACATGAACAAGACCCTGGAGGGCGTGGTCGGTGACCTACGTGCTGGGCGCCTCAAAGCGGCGTCTCAGAAACTCTTGGATGCCACCGAGGCGCCCAGCTCCTGCGACATGCTCCTGTTCGAGGGGAGCGCGGAGAAGAACCCGATGAGCAAGGAGAACAACGACGCCGAGTGGCTGTCCCGAGTGGCATATGCGATTGCTAGCTTGCCGGCGCCGAATTCTCGGCACTGACGTCAAGTTTAATTCTTGGTCTCATGCAACTTATTAATCTAGCTACGCAGCTAGCTGGTGGTTGATGTGATTGCCATTTACTCGGTCCATCGCATAAAATGAAATTGCCATTTGATGTCCAGCGTGTGTGATGTCAATTCCATATACAGAACGGCTCTAATGTGACAGATAACATCTCATACGGGAATTGTTGTTGATCCACATTTTGTCTCCAGACAAGACAGGCTGCATGAGTGGGGACCTCCTGTTCGGCCCTCTCTGCGCCAGTTCAGGACTGCTGGCACCCACGCACGACGCCGACAGTATATTTTCATTTACAGAACCACAACTATTGCAAAATTGCTTTAACTGCAAATTCTACATCATCATTTTCACATCATATAATACAATATGTTAAATGAAGGTTAATCTTGACAAGACTCGGCAGGCAACCTATAATTATTGTCGACAAGTACTACTTTTCTATGCAACTTTATCTATGATCTGCCATCGCTTCACTCACTATTGCCTATATAAAATAAGTTGTGAGGATAGTAACTATAAAATTAAATGCACCATTTCATTCTCCATTGCTCCAACTATCCACCCCTCTCCTCCACCACCCCCACTCCATTGCACAACTGCATCTGCAGCCATAAATTTCCTGTGGTAAAATTCGaaacatatactccctccgtcacgGTTTAGAAGGCACAGTTAAATTTGCGTGCGTTTCCACAATAGACAAAGTTTAGGGCGCATTGCATTTATTTCTAATAGCTAATTAGTACTATTTCTATATGCATGCGTAGTGTGAATGCTATTTTTTAGCCCATCTTTATATGCATGCGTAGTGTGAATGCTATTTTTTAGCCCATCTCATAACCAATAGATAACCACCTAGGTTCCAGAGAATTTTCAACCGCGCCTTCTAAACCGTGACGGAGATAGTAATATATTTTTCATAATCCATACACATGTCCATGATCTTACTGTAGACATGTTCAGAATAGACTCTGTGTATGCCGTCCATGCTTGCTTTCCTGTCCCCAAAATAAGTGTTGGGTCTCACAACACAACATAATGTAGAACTCAGATGGTCAAACCAGAATACTTCATTTCTGAACTCGTGCAGTGCTGGCGACTACATAGCTCAACAATCGCCATAGTAGCATATGGCATGAGGCACTTGCAGATTTGAACAGTGGCAGGCTGAAAGCTATACACATAACAAAATAAACATGAGGAACTTCTTAAACAAATAACAAGAGTGTGCAAAGGACTGAAGGTGCAATGTTCAAACACATCGTTCCAAGTCAGCCACAACCAAGGTCAGTTAATTCATTTTGTGGCAAACCGAAGTCCATTAAGTAGTACCGTGTGAGCAAAACTTCATGCTACATGGATTCAGCTCCAAAGAAGAGTACTATTATACTCTATATGAGGACGCGATCCCGCAAGATTTCAAAGGATGAAGTCACGTGAATGGATCGCCTATATAATATATGAAGCATTAACCGGTAACATGTCAATTTAGTATACCTCGAAGAAATACACATCCAGTATGGGCTCATGTATCCGGATGCTATAGATCCTAAACTTTTACAGTATATGTTGACTATTAGGCATGAACAGACATTACAAACTCAAAGTTCTATAACCGCAAGACAACTAGCTCCAAATCATATTACATGGTCTTCTCTAGAGAAAAACAAAATGCTAAACCAAACTTCCGTAGAACAGCAAGAGGTGCATGAGGTCAGCCCAATAGTTGATCCATCATCATTTG encodes:
- the LOC125554305 gene encoding uncharacterized protein LOC125554305, which translates into the protein MAMHPQVALLLTLVLLLAAGDGGLVVGTLPAIITRTCVDVGRGGQVGYDSCVEALSADSAAASAKDARELAVVATNLTVANVTSTVLVLDDLVKNLGECLRYYRDMNKTLEGVVGDLRAGRLKAASQKLLDATEAPSSCDMLLFEGSAEKNPMSKENNDAEWLSRVAYAIASLPAPNSRH